A section of the Salarchaeum sp. JOR-1 genome encodes:
- a CDS encoding DUF1641 domain-containing protein gives MTSDAKSADTTGSIDDESELARAIDENEDELAELLRLLAVAEELAADLAPELRESVRENREPIRELRVAVEREEALVLLQRVGQEADTLVELLDVLAASKDLADDLVPELRVAIHENRDVVERLRMAVEREETLVLLERLGENADTLAELLDLLDATHDLAMDLAPELRDVAQDNRNVIRDLRMAAAGFADAHAENDVEMYELGRNAGNMVALVQTLGDPQVTDAIDATVEGLATDDPKPVGFFGLVRALFDADVRRALGRLVAAARGLGSSQEGAED, from the coding sequence ATGACGAGTGACGCCAAATCCGCCGATACGACCGGTTCGATCGACGACGAGTCCGAACTGGCCAGGGCAATCGACGAGAACGAAGACGAACTCGCGGAGTTACTCCGGTTGCTCGCGGTCGCCGAGGAACTCGCCGCCGACCTGGCGCCGGAACTCCGCGAGAGCGTCCGGGAGAACCGCGAGCCGATCCGGGAGCTCCGCGTGGCCGTCGAACGCGAGGAGGCGCTCGTCCTCCTCCAGCGGGTCGGTCAGGAGGCGGACACGCTCGTCGAACTGCTCGACGTGCTGGCGGCCTCGAAAGACCTCGCCGACGACCTCGTGCCGGAGTTGCGGGTCGCCATCCACGAGAATCGCGACGTCGTCGAACGGCTCCGGATGGCCGTCGAGCGCGAGGAGACGCTGGTGTTGCTCGAACGCCTCGGCGAGAACGCCGACACGCTCGCAGAGTTACTCGACTTGCTTGACGCGACGCACGACCTCGCGATGGATCTCGCGCCGGAACTGCGAGACGTGGCGCAGGACAACCGGAACGTGATCCGAGACCTCCGGATGGCTGCCGCGGGCTTTGCGGACGCCCACGCGGAGAACGACGTCGAGATGTACGAACTCGGCCGGAACGCCGGCAACATGGTTGCGCTCGTCCAGACGCTGGGCGACCCGCAGGTCACGGACGCCATCGACGCCACGGTCGAGGGCCTCGCGACGGACGACCCCAAGCCCGTGGGTTTCTTCGGCCTCGTCCGGGCGCTGTTCGACGCCGATGTCAGGCGCGCGCTCGGCCGACTGGTCGCCGCGGCCCGGGGCCTCGGGAGCAGTCAGGAGGGCGCCGAGGACTGA
- a CDS encoding DUF202 domain-containing protein — translation MTDDEDDTATSLASERTRLARERTILAHIRTGFASFLFGVAVLGLFSGPTALLGVLFLGIGVLFLVTGWLSYLRSNRRVSGVLEEIERPFRRR, via the coding sequence ATGACCGACGACGAGGACGACACGGCGACCAGTCTCGCGAGCGAACGCACCCGGTTGGCGCGCGAGCGAACGATCCTCGCGCACATCCGCACGGGGTTCGCGTCGTTCCTCTTCGGCGTTGCCGTTCTGGGCTTGTTCTCCGGGCCGACGGCGCTGCTGGGCGTGTTGTTCCTCGGTATCGGCGTGCTGTTCCTCGTCACCGGCTGGCTGTCCTACCTCCGGAGCAACCGCCGCGTCAGCGGAGTTCTGGAGGAAATCGAACGCCCGTTCCGGCGGCGCTGA
- a CDS encoding NAD(P)/FAD-dependent oxidoreductase, producing MEHIVVLGAGVGGTMTANMLRRRLDRTEAEITVVDKSTEHAYQPSFYLLPFEYMEPEDQFRDVDGLLRSGVDFAHDEVTGVDPEEKTVALGDGTLSYDYLVVALGHRLAPETTPGMLEGWEETDAVYPFYDFEAAMGLRDALADFEEGTFVVSVPETSIKCGGAPLKMTMLAEDYFRRQGVRDDVEVVMTKGSDAVFGVSPYREKLEEIWAERDIQANLGFEVDEIDHEAQVIHSTDGDTQEYDLYAPVPPQYGQPALTENSPLTDGEYVTVDKHTLQHTEYPDVFALGDGADTPNAKTAAAARKQSHVVLDNLTAHIEGGRLTAEYDGYAACPLLTKKGKAMVAEFDYEESISAPVESRMNWIMDVNVLPSVYWNTWLRGYDPLP from the coding sequence ATGGAGCACATAGTTGTCCTCGGTGCCGGCGTCGGCGGTACGATGACCGCCAACATGCTTCGCCGCCGCCTGGATCGCACCGAAGCCGAAATCACCGTCGTCGACAAGAGTACAGAGCACGCGTACCAGCCGTCGTTCTACCTCCTCCCGTTCGAGTACATGGAGCCCGAAGACCAGTTCCGGGACGTCGATGGCTTACTCCGCAGCGGCGTCGACTTCGCCCACGACGAGGTCACCGGCGTCGACCCCGAGGAAAAGACCGTCGCGCTCGGCGACGGCACCCTCTCCTACGACTACTTGGTCGTCGCGCTGGGCCACCGACTCGCGCCCGAGACGACCCCCGGCATGCTGGAGGGCTGGGAGGAGACCGACGCCGTCTACCCATTCTACGACTTCGAGGCCGCCATGGGTCTGCGCGACGCCCTCGCGGACTTCGAGGAGGGAACCTTCGTCGTGTCCGTCCCGGAGACGTCGATCAAGTGCGGGGGCGCGCCGCTGAAGATGACCATGCTCGCCGAGGACTACTTCCGGCGTCAGGGCGTCCGCGACGACGTCGAGGTCGTCATGACCAAGGGCAGCGACGCCGTCTTCGGCGTCTCACCCTACCGCGAGAAACTCGAGGAGATCTGGGCGGAACGAGACATCCAAGCCAACCTCGGATTCGAGGTCGATGAAATCGACCACGAGGCACAGGTCATCCACTCCACCGACGGCGACACACAGGAGTACGACCTGTACGCGCCCGTCCCGCCCCAGTACGGCCAGCCGGCCCTCACCGAGAACTCGCCGCTGACGGACGGTGAGTACGTCACGGTTGATAAACACACCCTCCAGCACACCGAGTACCCGGACGTGTTCGCGCTCGGTGACGGGGCCGACACGCCCAACGCCAAGACGGCGGCCGCCGCGCGCAAACAGTCCCACGTCGTCCTCGACAACCTCACGGCCCACATCGAGGGCGGGCGCCTGACCGCCGAGTACGATGGGTACGCGGCCTGCCCGCTGCTAACGAAGAAGGGCAAGGCGATGGTCGCGGAGTTCGACTACGAGGAGAGCATCTCGGCGCCCGTCGAGAGCCGGATGAACTGGATCATGGACGTCAACGTCCTGCCCAGCGTCTACTGGAACACCTGGCTGCGCGGCTACGACCCACTCCCGTAA
- a CDS encoding PQQ-binding-like beta-propeller repeat protein: MRRRTTAVAAVLVLALAGVGAYAVLNGGGPGTLDVAWVSDTDRPNQVNHHPVAVAGTGEDATVLAPVSAVSGSSGHCRLVALDANGTRRWSAGIADRACAIHGIGDPTVFDLTDDGDREVFVPTAENAVYGYDVSSGEREFAGAMTSFGYSKSIALDDPRRVFAIDFGGRAYAWHPDGSVAWNVSVAPAIIADPIEMDDRIVVGMTDATIALHENGTRAWSVPVGAEWLVRVDETRIVASNGPRVSSIDTSTRTVEWTLDTAGRAVVHDATDGDGDGTRELYVGSRGGRVLAVDAATGTVEWQTRLSETTALTPAPITGNFTASPGPEVAAVTHSGQVAVLDADAGDVVASYERDVVVWVHPTAADIDADPLDELLVMYGDGRVVALDA; encoded by the coding sequence ATGCGCCGGAGGACGACGGCGGTCGCGGCGGTGCTGGTGCTCGCGCTCGCGGGCGTCGGTGCGTACGCCGTCCTGAACGGTGGCGGGCCGGGGACGCTCGACGTGGCGTGGGTGAGCGACACCGACCGCCCGAACCAGGTGAACCACCACCCCGTGGCCGTCGCTGGCACCGGTGAGGACGCGACAGTGCTCGCGCCGGTGAGCGCCGTGTCGGGGAGCAGCGGCCACTGTCGACTCGTCGCCCTCGACGCGAACGGCACGCGGCGCTGGAGCGCCGGGATCGCCGACCGGGCGTGCGCGATTCACGGCATCGGTGATCCGACCGTCTTCGACCTCACGGACGACGGGGATCGCGAGGTCTTCGTTCCCACGGCTGAGAACGCCGTCTACGGGTACGACGTGTCGAGCGGCGAGCGCGAGTTCGCCGGGGCCATGACGTCGTTCGGGTACAGTAAATCCATCGCGCTCGACGACCCGCGTCGCGTCTTCGCTATCGACTTCGGCGGCCGCGCGTACGCCTGGCACCCTGACGGCTCAGTCGCGTGGAACGTCTCCGTCGCCCCCGCCATCATCGCGGATCCGATCGAGATGGACGACCGCATCGTCGTCGGCATGACCGACGCCACCATCGCCCTCCACGAGAACGGCACGCGCGCGTGGTCAGTCCCCGTCGGCGCGGAGTGGCTCGTTCGGGTGGACGAGACCCGGATCGTCGCGTCGAACGGCCCGCGCGTTTCGAGCATTGACACCAGCACTCGAACAGTCGAGTGGACGCTCGACACCGCCGGTCGCGCGGTCGTTCACGACGCCACGGACGGCGACGGCGACGGCACGCGCGAACTGTACGTCGGGAGTCGCGGCGGCCGCGTCCTCGCCGTCGACGCCGCCACCGGAACCGTCGAGTGGCAGACCCGGCTCTCCGAGACGACTGCCCTCACTCCCGCGCCTATCACCGGAAACTTCACCGCCAGCCCCGGCCCCGAGGTCGCCGCAGTCACCCACAGCGGACAGGTCGCCGTCCTCGACGCCGACGCCGGCGACGTCGTTGCGTCCTACGAGCGCGACGTGGTCGTCTGGGTGCACCCGACCGCCGCCGACATCGACGCCGACCCGCTCGACGAACTCCTCGTGATGTACGGTGACGGCCGTGTCGTCGCTCTCGACGCCTAA
- a CDS encoding winged helix-turn-helix transcriptional regulator — protein MTTRTQIADRIAADPGIHFNALVRELDLAPGQVQYHVQRLLRAGTLVEESLYGRTHYYPPEYDAFERRALALARRENSRDILFALLDGDRRASALADELALARSTLSYHVSRLVAVGLVEKHKDAQQRVELTLTDPDRTARILADIEPSLPERLVDRLERLLDSVFEP, from the coding sequence ATGACGACACGCACACAAATCGCTGACCGAATCGCCGCGGATCCCGGTATCCACTTCAACGCGCTCGTCCGAGAACTCGATCTCGCGCCCGGCCAGGTTCAGTATCACGTCCAGCGTCTCCTGCGCGCGGGAACGCTCGTCGAGGAGTCCCTCTACGGCCGCACCCACTACTATCCACCCGAGTACGACGCGTTCGAACGACGCGCGCTCGCGCTCGCGCGCCGGGAGAACTCCCGTGACATCCTCTTCGCGTTACTTGACGGCGACCGCCGGGCGAGCGCGCTCGCCGACGAGCTCGCCCTCGCTCGCAGCACGCTCTCCTATCACGTCAGCCGGCTCGTGGCGGTCGGACTCGTCGAGAAACACAAGGACGCCCAGCAGCGCGTCGAACTCACACTCACCGATCCGGATCGCACCGCGCGCATCCTCGCGGATATCGAGCCGTCGCTGCCCGAGCGACTCGTCGACCGACTCGAACGCCTCCTCGACTCCGTCTTCGAACCGTAG
- a CDS encoding lysylphosphatidylglycerol synthase domain-containing protein translates to MRRSLRFLLGTLLGLTVLAASVYTVGADAVLARATRLSPVLFAAVLALVVVEGVVDAVGVWASIRPLNGGLSPPESVQFALAGDFFDIVSPAGPVTSEPIMARFISVATDTGYSDALGVRSVAKYVKSGTQVVFSAMLGAVVLLDAPDATGVLSVLVVAIGGLLALGAVALASRDAVSRLLVATVTPLVARVSALYRDRPHDRATVRRAVERFWDRIVAFRGTPGLLALIALGGVLEQLATTLALWVALHGIGQPVALLPILVVVPLPQVASAVPIPGSLGAYDLLLGGALVVVTAAQSAPAAAAVLVLRTATLVFGATTGGICAAFLRGWRPT, encoded by the coding sequence GTGCGTCGCTCACTCCGGTTCCTCCTCGGGACGCTCCTCGGGCTGACGGTGCTGGCCGCCTCCGTCTACACGGTCGGTGCGGACGCCGTCCTCGCGCGCGCAACCCGGCTCTCGCCGGTGCTCTTCGCCGCCGTCCTCGCGCTCGTGGTCGTCGAGGGCGTCGTGGACGCTGTCGGTGTCTGGGCGTCCATCCGCCCACTGAACGGCGGGCTCTCTCCCCCGGAGAGCGTGCAGTTCGCGCTGGCCGGCGACTTCTTCGACATCGTGAGCCCCGCCGGGCCAGTCACCTCGGAGCCGATTATGGCGCGGTTCATCAGCGTCGCCACCGACACCGGGTACTCCGACGCGCTCGGCGTGCGCTCGGTCGCGAAGTACGTCAAATCCGGCACACAGGTGGTGTTCTCCGCGATGCTCGGCGCGGTCGTGCTCCTCGACGCGCCGGACGCGACCGGTGTCCTGTCGGTGCTCGTCGTCGCCATCGGCGGTCTGCTCGCGCTCGGCGCCGTCGCGCTCGCGTCCCGCGACGCGGTGTCGCGCCTGCTCGTCGCCACGGTGACGCCGCTCGTCGCGCGGGTGTCTGCGCTCTACCGCGACCGACCGCACGACCGCGCGACCGTCCGACGTGCCGTCGAACGGTTCTGGGATCGCATCGTCGCGTTCCGCGGAACGCCCGGTCTCCTCGCCCTCATCGCGCTCGGCGGCGTCCTCGAACAGCTCGCTACCACGCTCGCGCTCTGGGTCGCCCTCCACGGTATCGGCCAGCCCGTCGCCCTCCTCCCGATTCTCGTCGTCGTCCCCCTCCCGCAGGTGGCGAGCGCCGTCCCGATTCCCGGGAGTCTCGGCGCGTACGACCTCCTGCTCGGGGGCGCGCTGGTGGTCGTGACGGCCGCGCAGAGCGCCCCGGCCGCCGCTGCCGTGCTCGTCCTCCGCACCGCCACCCTCGTGTTCGGCGCGACAACCGGCGGTATCTGCGCCGCGTTCCTCCGCGGGTGGCGGCCGACGTAA
- a CDS encoding pyridoxamine 5'-phosphate oxidase family protein — MTSELERPAVDQLLRANGTGVLALTNGTGVLALTNGPDAYSFPESFGYDGEALYFQFVYDEDSKKMAFLETTDTASFTVYTTDPPESVIVTGPIEKVPEADRTVAAAVIAENAEIPTLNTDPEKHPRELTFDFYRLLPRELSGRVFRDIASSQTRS, encoded by the coding sequence ATGACTAGCGAACTCGAGCGCCCCGCGGTCGACCAGCTTCTCAGGGCGAACGGTACCGGGGTACTCGCGCTCACGAACGGTACCGGGGTACTCGCGCTCACGAACGGGCCGGACGCGTACTCGTTTCCCGAATCGTTCGGCTACGACGGTGAGGCGCTGTACTTCCAGTTCGTGTACGACGAGGACAGCAAGAAGATGGCGTTTCTCGAAACGACCGACACCGCCTCGTTCACCGTGTACACGACCGACCCACCGGAGAGCGTGATCGTCACCGGCCCCATCGAGAAAGTCCCGGAGGCGGACAGAACCGTCGCAGCGGCAGTCATCGCGGAGAACGCCGAAATCCCGACCCTCAACACAGACCCCGAGAAACACCCGCGAGAACTCACCTTCGACTTCTATCGTCTTCTCCCGCGTGAGCTCTCCGGGCGGGTGTTCCGCGATATCGCCTCCTCGCAGACCCGCTCCTGA
- a CDS encoding winged helix-turn-helix domain-containing protein has translation MSFTIDSPYPGLSLSVENPDSNTRATPTEIADSVGVARPHVSRALSQLKDKGVVELRVPEARTVNRYYGLTETGRTAWPEIQQAVQNVDWDVADPDSPKLREIVDLARDEFGEGLRCIGTYDGEMVTIWYIDPAVEASYSDREFEEGLRTLIFDHSLDEITVSGADCWSDTLHFGEFSVVRVRVADGSRIAVTFDDDENVAVPAFADAVQAVFEPYVENRE, from the coding sequence ATGTCGTTCACGATTGACAGCCCGTACCCGGGACTTTCGCTGTCGGTGGAGAACCCGGATTCGAACACGCGCGCAACCCCGACGGAAATCGCGGACAGCGTGGGCGTAGCGCGCCCCCACGTCTCTCGCGCGCTGTCCCAGCTCAAAGACAAAGGCGTCGTCGAACTCCGCGTCCCCGAAGCCCGAACCGTCAACCGATACTACGGCCTCACAGAGACGGGACGGACGGCCTGGCCGGAGATACAGCAGGCCGTCCAGAACGTCGACTGGGACGTCGCGGATCCGGACAGCCCGAAACTACGGGAGATAGTCGACCTGGCCCGGGACGAATTCGGCGAGGGGCTGCGGTGTATCGGAACCTACGACGGCGAAATGGTAACGATCTGGTACATCGACCCTGCGGTCGAGGCGTCGTACTCGGACAGGGAGTTCGAAGAGGGACTCCGAACCCTCATCTTCGACCACTCGCTGGACGAAATCACCGTCTCCGGGGCGGACTGCTGGTCGGACACCCTCCACTTCGGAGAGTTCTCGGTGGTTCGCGTCCGGGTCGCAGACGGATCGAGAATCGCCGTCACGTTCGACGACGACGAGAACGTCGCCGTCCCGGCGTTCGCAGACGCCGTCCAAGCCGTCTTCGAGCCATACGTCGAGAACCGGGAGTGA
- a CDS encoding alpha/beta fold hydrolase, with amino-acid sequence MESYDHGDTEKITGKYVHVDIDGVDHRIYYEAAGPSDGIPLICQHTAGCNNQEWRHLLTDPAITDEYRVIAYDLPYHGKSVPPVGQDWWNSDYRLTAEQFVSTIVGIVDALDLDDPIYMGSSMGGNITLELADWHADKFRALIGLECGAHSPGFYIDWLDHPHVNTTEVNAYSCWGLMAPQSPESARRETMYHYEQGATGVFKGDLYYYSVDHDYREKLDQIDATDCPLYVVNGEYDYLTTPEDGRAVADGVGEGSTAVEIAEIGHFPMSENPVLFNAYLAEILDDIAGTRSTKLPDTLTPADVAVELNEQAPRRVEADD; translated from the coding sequence ATGGAATCCTACGACCACGGCGACACGGAGAAGATCACCGGCAAGTACGTGCACGTCGACATCGACGGCGTCGACCACCGCATCTACTACGAGGCCGCGGGCCCGTCCGACGGCATCCCGCTCATCTGCCAGCACACCGCCGGCTGCAACAACCAGGAGTGGCGTCACCTCCTCACCGACCCCGCCATCACGGACGAATACCGCGTCATCGCGTACGACCTCCCCTACCACGGGAAGTCCGTGCCGCCCGTCGGCCAGGACTGGTGGAACTCGGACTACCGGCTCACCGCCGAACAGTTCGTGTCCACCATCGTCGGCATCGTGGACGCCCTCGACCTCGACGACCCCATCTACATGGGGTCGAGCATGGGCGGGAATATCACGCTCGAACTCGCGGACTGGCACGCCGATAAGTTCCGCGCGCTCATCGGCCTCGAATGCGGCGCGCACAGCCCGGGGTTCTACATCGACTGGCTCGACCACCCCCACGTCAACACGACCGAAGTGAACGCGTACTCCTGCTGGGGACTGATGGCGCCGCAGAGCCCGGAATCCGCGCGCCGCGAGACGATGTACCACTACGAACAGGGCGCGACGGGCGTGTTCAAGGGCGACCTGTACTACTACTCGGTCGACCACGACTACCGGGAGAAACTCGACCAGATAGACGCGACCGACTGCCCGCTGTACGTCGTGAACGGCGAATACGACTACCTCACGACGCCCGAGGACGGCCGCGCGGTCGCTGACGGCGTGGGAGAGGGCTCGACAGCGGTCGAAATCGCCGAAATCGGGCACTTCCCGATGAGCGAGAACCCCGTGTTGTTCAACGCCTACCTCGCCGAAATCCTCGACGACATCGCGGGCACCCGGAGTACGAAACTCCCGGACACGCTCACGCCCGCGGACGTGGCCGTCGAACTGAACGAGCAGGCCCCCCGGCGCGTCGAAGCGGACGACTAA
- a CDS encoding orc1/cdc6 family replication initiation protein produces MALFERDRDIYTDRDALREDYQPEELVGRDDELTTYQSALQPIINGEQPNNVFLYGKTGVGKTAATRYLLSHLREDAAQYDDITLSLNFLNCDGLSSSYQVATHLVNELRDESNQISTTGYPLAAVYDMLWEELDSLGDTVLIVLDEIDNIEDDSLLYQLPRARANDKLSNAKVGIIGISNDFSFREDLSPKVKSSLCENEIHFPAYDATDLIAILQQRADVAFHDGVLDDGVIPLCAAYGAKDAGDARQAIDLLMKAGDIARDQDGTTVTEDHVEQGRNALERGRIEEGVRGLTEHGHLVLYALLTHELEGNTPVRSRDIRPRYTRFAELAERDPLVPRRMRDHLSELTMLGIVGVTERNEGRRGGTYREYTLDMDVKQVLEAMSDTVELVGIHESVVDQALEDVDISTTDTA; encoded by the coding sequence ATGGCGCTGTTCGAACGGGACCGGGACATCTACACAGACCGCGACGCTCTCCGCGAAGACTACCAGCCCGAGGAACTCGTGGGACGGGACGACGAGCTCACCACCTATCAGTCCGCCCTCCAACCCATCATCAACGGCGAACAGCCCAACAACGTCTTCCTCTACGGGAAAACCGGCGTCGGCAAAACCGCCGCCACTCGCTACCTTCTCTCCCACCTCCGTGAGGACGCCGCCCAGTACGACGATATCACGCTCAGCCTCAACTTCCTCAACTGTGACGGCCTCTCCTCCTCGTATCAGGTCGCCACGCACCTCGTCAACGAACTCCGCGACGAATCCAACCAGATATCCACCACCGGCTACCCGCTCGCCGCCGTCTACGACATGCTCTGGGAGGAACTCGACTCCCTTGGCGACACCGTCCTCATCGTCCTCGACGAAATCGACAACATCGAGGACGACAGTCTTCTCTACCAGCTCCCTCGCGCCCGCGCCAACGACAAACTCTCCAACGCCAAAGTCGGCATCATCGGCATCTCCAACGACTTCTCCTTCCGCGAAGACCTCTCCCCGAAGGTCAAATCAAGCCTCTGCGAGAACGAAATCCACTTCCCCGCCTACGACGCGACCGACCTCATCGCCATCCTCCAGCAGCGCGCCGACGTCGCCTTTCACGACGGCGTGCTCGACGATGGCGTTATCCCGCTTTGCGCCGCCTACGGCGCGAAAGACGCCGGCGACGCGCGACAGGCTATTGACCTCCTGATGAAAGCCGGCGACATCGCCCGCGACCAGGACGGCACCACTGTCACCGAAGACCACGTCGAACAGGGACGGAACGCACTCGAACGCGGCCGCATCGAGGAGGGGGTTCGCGGACTCACCGAACACGGTCACCTCGTCCTCTACGCGCTCCTCACTCACGAGCTCGAAGGCAACACACCGGTTCGCTCGCGTGACATCCGCCCCCGATACACCCGCTTCGCCGAACTCGCCGAACGGGATCCGCTCGTTCCGCGCCGGATGCGCGACCACCTCAGTGAACTCACCATGCTCGGTATCGTCGGCGTCACCGAACGCAACGAGGGACGCCGCGGCGGCACCTACCGCGAGTACACGCTCGACATGGACGTCAAACAAGTCCTCGAAGCCATGTCTGACACCGTCGAACTCGTCGGGATTCACGAGTCCGTCGTCGATCAGGCGCTCGAAGACGTCGACATCAGCACCACCGACACCGCCTGA
- a CDS encoding VOC family protein, which translates to MSGIVFYRTENRAALVEWYTETFDADVWLEQPGCTILAFEGFRFGFCDADHTETEGVITFVYDTTNAVDAMHDRLGTAAREDPHENDQYRIYQFFANDPDGRTVEVQSFLHETPE; encoded by the coding sequence GTGTCTGGCATCGTCTTCTATCGGACGGAGAATCGCGCGGCCCTCGTGGAGTGGTACACTGAGACGTTCGACGCGGACGTCTGGCTCGAACAACCCGGCTGTACAATCCTCGCCTTCGAAGGGTTTCGGTTCGGGTTCTGCGACGCCGACCACACCGAGACGGAGGGCGTCATCACGTTCGTCTACGACACCACGAATGCGGTGGACGCGATGCACGACCGTCTCGGCACCGCCGCCCGCGAGGACCCGCACGAGAACGACCAGTACCGCATTTACCAGTTTTTCGCGAACGACCCGGACGGCCGTACCGTCGAGGTGCAGTCCTTCCTCCACGAAACACCCGAGTGA
- a CDS encoding DUF1059 domain-containing protein — protein MAYQFTCTADDCAFQVRSNERDEVVDFTQEHAEEMHSLDLSRADVRDGLESVEMAADD, from the coding sequence ATGGCATACCAATTCACGTGTACGGCGGACGATTGTGCGTTCCAGGTGCGGTCGAACGAGCGCGACGAAGTCGTCGACTTCACGCAGGAACACGCCGAGGAGATGCACAGCCTCGACCTGTCCCGGGCGGACGTGCGGGACGGCTTGGAGAGCGTCGAGATGGCCGCGGACGACTAA